The following proteins are encoded in a genomic region of Channa argus isolate prfri chromosome 3, Channa argus male v1.0, whole genome shotgun sequence:
- the LOC137123679 gene encoding sarcalumenin-like isoform X1, with protein MKSLVPVCCLLSLLLLSAADLLAGSSINDEEPLVRLQLQQQEGDLFSCGCDSTEEHTSQSSSNDTPAPERTMCQPCKPPSAVGEEKEPHSSSDHEEEENTFPAEEVFLSKEVENDGEEEQKAAVEEEEEEEQVTSEEEAKSVDHTVGEEEQALAEEVAFTEEVIGQVKEVESETQDDLEEGDVQLSHTEEEVTEPPVEVSGRQETAAEEVKETQEDSKQIAEKELSRETVLDKAIEEEDAAAKAVAEDWVKSEPEAEPVGIPEPEPEVTAEPNIDVHSEPGLISEPEVNPVPEAEPKVTTEPELKPKVNAELKIKVVSEPQVILKPEPKPAFIPVSEPVPEPFVEKITSELVQEASVKDAPVETTVEEVPEGQKEPVDAFKEEATVVEVTAEEPVQSQTKGNEEDKSTGPTQRDRSHIEDTLQLAAAELSAEFSAAMKKLLNIYHTAIKPMEQAYKYKELRQYEVTDGEITSKPMVLFLGPWSVGKSSMINYLLGLHRTPQELYTGAEPTTSEYTVIMHGEKSRTIEGIVMAADSSRSFSPLEKFGQGFLERLVGIEMPHKLLERVTFVDTPGIIENRKQQERGYPYSEVCQWFIDRADLIFLVFDPTKLDVGGELEMLFRQMKGRESQIRLILNKADSLSTQDLMRVYGALFWSMAPLINVTEPPRVYISSFWPQDYAAETSRELFMKEEISLLEDLNQVIENQMENKIAFIRQHGIRVRIHALLVDRYLQTYYDKLGWFSDPSEVFQDIVNEPDKYYIFKSILAKTNVSKFDLPDKFAYQDFFGVNPPSSFKQLSYQCSWTGGCLLEKLEKAISQELPALLSSVSKAAYTPDPAKAAVAPPPPLPGTCEGPSCEKPKNRWRGQ; from the exons ATCTCTTGGCAGGGTCCTCCATCAATGATGAGGAGCCTCTTGTACGTCTGCAGCTCCAGCAGCAAGAGGGAGACCTCTTCTCCTGTGGCTGTGACTCAACAGAGGAGCACACCAGCCAGAGCTCCTCCAATGATACTCCAGCCCCGGAGAGGACAATGTGTCAGCCATGCAAACCCCCATCAGCTGTAGGTGAAGAAAAAGAGCCACATTCCTCATCAGATCACGAAGAGGAGGAGAATACATTTCCTGCTGAGGAGGTTTTTTTATCTAAAGAGGTAGAAAATGATGGAGAAGAAGAGCAGAAGGCGGcagtagaggaggaggaggaagaagaacagGTGACGTCTGAGGAGGAGGCCAAGTCAGTAGATCATACTGTGGGGGAGGAAGAGCAAGCATTAGCTGAGGAGGTTGCATTTACTGAAGAGGTGATAGGTCAAGTCAAGGAAGTGGAAAGTGAAACTCAGGATGATCTGGAAGAAGGAGATGTACAATTATCTCACACTGAAGAGGAAGTGACTGAACCTCCGGTGGAAGTTTCAGGAAGGCAGGAAACTGCTGCTGAAGAAGTTAAAGAAACACAGGAGGATTCAAAGCAAATTGCTGAGAAGGAGTTGAGCAGGGAAACTGTCCTGGACAAGGCCATAGAGGAGGAAGATGCTGCTGCTAAGGCTGTTGCTGAAGATTGGGTTAAATCTGAACCTGAAGCAGAACCAGTGGGAATTCCTGAACCAGAACCAGAGGTGACTGCAGAACCTAACATCGACGTACATTCAGAGCCAGGACTCATTTCAGAGCCAGAAGTAAATCCTGTACCTGAAGCAGAACCAAAAGTAACTACAGAGCCAGAACTAAAGCCAAAGGTGAACGCAGAGCTTAAAATTAAAGTGGTTTCAGAACCACAGGTTATTTTGAAGCCAGAACCAAAGCCAGCGTTCATTCCTGTATCAGAGCCTGTGCCAGAACCTTTTGTGGAAAAAATCACATCAGAACTTGTCCAGGAAGCATCTGTGAAGGACGCACCAGTGGAAACCACAGTGGAGGAGGTTCCTGAGGGTCAAAAAGAGCCTGTAGATGCTTTTAAGGAAGAGGCCACAGTGGTGGAGGTGACTGCAGAGGAGCCTGTACAGTCTCAAACCAAAG GAAATGAGGAGGATAAGTCAACAGGCCCAACACAGAGGGACCGCTCCCACATAGAGGACACACTGCAACTGGCTGCTGCTGAACTCTCTGCAGAGTTCTCAG ctgCCATGAAGAAGCTCCTGAACATCTACCACACAGCCATAAAGCCAATGGAGCAAGCCTACAAGTACAAAGAGCTCAGGCAGTATGAAGTCACAG ATGGTGAGATCACTTCAAAGccaatggttttgtttttggggCCCTGGAGTGTCGGCAAGTCCTCTATGATCAACTACCTGCTGGGTCTTCATCGAACCCCCCAGGAACTCTACACAG GTGCCGAGCCCACGACCTCTGAGTATACGGTCATAATGCACGGAGAGAAGTCTCGGACCATAGAGGGCATTGTTATGGCAGCAGACAGCTCACGGTCCTTTTCCCCCTTGGAGAAGTTTGGCCAAGGTTTTCTAGAGCGGCTGGTGGGCATTGAAATGCCCCACAAGCTGCTGGAGAGGGTCACTTTTGTCGATACACCTGGCATTATAGAAAACCGCAAGCAGCAAGAGAGAG GTTACCCCTACAGTGAGGTGTGCCAGTGGTTCATTGATCGAGCTGATCTCATCTTCCTGGTGTTCGACCCCACTAAGCTAGACGTGGGTGGGGAGCTGGAGATGCTCTTCAGGCAGATGAAGGGCCGCGAGTCCCAGATTCGCCTCATCCTTAACAAGGCCGACAGTCTCTCCACCCAGGACCTGATGAGGGTCTATGGGGCCCTGTTCTGGAGTATGGCACCTCTGATCAATGTCACAGAGCCCCCTCGGGTTTACATTAGCTCCTTCTGGCCTCAGGACTATGCTGCAGAGACCAGCCGAGAACTCTTCATGAAGGAGGAGATTTCTCTGCTAGAGGACCTCAACCAG GTGATCGAGAACCAGATGGAGAACAAGATTGCTTTTATTCGTCAGCATGGCATTCGTGTACGCATCCACGCCCTGCTAGTGGACCGCTACCTCCAGACGTACTACGACAAGCTGGGCTGGTTCAGTGACCCCTCTGAGGTTTTCCAAGATATTGTCAATGAACCAGACAAATATTACATCTTCAAGTCTATTCTGGCCAAGACCAACGTCAGCAAGTTTGACCTGCCCGACAAGTTTGCCTACCAGGACTTCTTTGGTGTGAATCCTCCTTCTAGCTTCAAGCAGCTCTCCTACCAGTGCAGCTGGACTGGAGGCTGTTTGCTAGAGAAGTTAGAGAAGGCCATCTCACAAGAGctccctgctctgctcagcAGTGTCAGCAAGGCCGCATACACGCCTGACCCAGCAAAGGCTGCAGTggcacccccaccccctctccctGGCACCTGCGAGGGTCCCAGTTGTGAGAAACCCAAGAATCGCTGGAGGGGGCAGTGA
- the LOC137123679 gene encoding probable serine/threonine-protein kinase kinX isoform X2, which translates to MKSLVPVCCLLSLLLLSAADLLAGSSINDEEPLVRLQLQQQEGDLFSCGCDSTEEHTSQSSSNDTPAPERTMCQPCKPPSAVGEEKEPHSSSDHEEEENTFPAEEVFLSKEVENDGEEEQKAAVEEEEEEEQVTSEEEAKSVDHTVGEEEQALAEEVAFTEEVIGQVKEVESETQDDLEEGDVQLSHTEEEVTEPPVEVSGRQETAAEEVKETQEDSKQIAEKELSRETVLDKAIEEEDAAAKAVAEDWVKSEPEAEPVGIPEPEPEVTAEPNIDVHSEPGLISEPEVNPVPEAEPKVTTEPELKPKVNAELKIKVVSEPQVILKPEPKPAFIPVSEPVPEPFVEKITSELVQEASVKDAPVETTVEEVPEGQKEPVDAFKEEATVVEVTAEEPVQSQTKGNEEDKSTGPTQRDRSHIEDTLQLAAAELSAEFSAAMKKLLNIYHTAIKPMEQAYKYKELRQYEVTGAEPTTSEYTVIMHGEKSRTIEGIVMAADSSRSFSPLEKFGQGFLERLVGIEMPHKLLERVTFVDTPGIIENRKQQERGYPYSEVCQWFIDRADLIFLVFDPTKLDVGGELEMLFRQMKGRESQIRLILNKADSLSTQDLMRVYGALFWSMAPLINVTEPPRVYISSFWPQDYAAETSRELFMKEEISLLEDLNQVIENQMENKIAFIRQHGIRVRIHALLVDRYLQTYYDKLGWFSDPSEVFQDIVNEPDKYYIFKSILAKTNVSKFDLPDKFAYQDFFGVNPPSSFKQLSYQCSWTGGCLLEKLEKAISQELPALLSSVSKAAYTPDPAKAAVAPPPPLPGTCEGPSCEKPKNRWRGQ; encoded by the exons ATCTCTTGGCAGGGTCCTCCATCAATGATGAGGAGCCTCTTGTACGTCTGCAGCTCCAGCAGCAAGAGGGAGACCTCTTCTCCTGTGGCTGTGACTCAACAGAGGAGCACACCAGCCAGAGCTCCTCCAATGATACTCCAGCCCCGGAGAGGACAATGTGTCAGCCATGCAAACCCCCATCAGCTGTAGGTGAAGAAAAAGAGCCACATTCCTCATCAGATCACGAAGAGGAGGAGAATACATTTCCTGCTGAGGAGGTTTTTTTATCTAAAGAGGTAGAAAATGATGGAGAAGAAGAGCAGAAGGCGGcagtagaggaggaggaggaagaagaacagGTGACGTCTGAGGAGGAGGCCAAGTCAGTAGATCATACTGTGGGGGAGGAAGAGCAAGCATTAGCTGAGGAGGTTGCATTTACTGAAGAGGTGATAGGTCAAGTCAAGGAAGTGGAAAGTGAAACTCAGGATGATCTGGAAGAAGGAGATGTACAATTATCTCACACTGAAGAGGAAGTGACTGAACCTCCGGTGGAAGTTTCAGGAAGGCAGGAAACTGCTGCTGAAGAAGTTAAAGAAACACAGGAGGATTCAAAGCAAATTGCTGAGAAGGAGTTGAGCAGGGAAACTGTCCTGGACAAGGCCATAGAGGAGGAAGATGCTGCTGCTAAGGCTGTTGCTGAAGATTGGGTTAAATCTGAACCTGAAGCAGAACCAGTGGGAATTCCTGAACCAGAACCAGAGGTGACTGCAGAACCTAACATCGACGTACATTCAGAGCCAGGACTCATTTCAGAGCCAGAAGTAAATCCTGTACCTGAAGCAGAACCAAAAGTAACTACAGAGCCAGAACTAAAGCCAAAGGTGAACGCAGAGCTTAAAATTAAAGTGGTTTCAGAACCACAGGTTATTTTGAAGCCAGAACCAAAGCCAGCGTTCATTCCTGTATCAGAGCCTGTGCCAGAACCTTTTGTGGAAAAAATCACATCAGAACTTGTCCAGGAAGCATCTGTGAAGGACGCACCAGTGGAAACCACAGTGGAGGAGGTTCCTGAGGGTCAAAAAGAGCCTGTAGATGCTTTTAAGGAAGAGGCCACAGTGGTGGAGGTGACTGCAGAGGAGCCTGTACAGTCTCAAACCAAAG GAAATGAGGAGGATAAGTCAACAGGCCCAACACAGAGGGACCGCTCCCACATAGAGGACACACTGCAACTGGCTGCTGCTGAACTCTCTGCAGAGTTCTCAG ctgCCATGAAGAAGCTCCTGAACATCTACCACACAGCCATAAAGCCAATGGAGCAAGCCTACAAGTACAAAGAGCTCAGGCAGTATGAAGTCACAG GTGCCGAGCCCACGACCTCTGAGTATACGGTCATAATGCACGGAGAGAAGTCTCGGACCATAGAGGGCATTGTTATGGCAGCAGACAGCTCACGGTCCTTTTCCCCCTTGGAGAAGTTTGGCCAAGGTTTTCTAGAGCGGCTGGTGGGCATTGAAATGCCCCACAAGCTGCTGGAGAGGGTCACTTTTGTCGATACACCTGGCATTATAGAAAACCGCAAGCAGCAAGAGAGAG GTTACCCCTACAGTGAGGTGTGCCAGTGGTTCATTGATCGAGCTGATCTCATCTTCCTGGTGTTCGACCCCACTAAGCTAGACGTGGGTGGGGAGCTGGAGATGCTCTTCAGGCAGATGAAGGGCCGCGAGTCCCAGATTCGCCTCATCCTTAACAAGGCCGACAGTCTCTCCACCCAGGACCTGATGAGGGTCTATGGGGCCCTGTTCTGGAGTATGGCACCTCTGATCAATGTCACAGAGCCCCCTCGGGTTTACATTAGCTCCTTCTGGCCTCAGGACTATGCTGCAGAGACCAGCCGAGAACTCTTCATGAAGGAGGAGATTTCTCTGCTAGAGGACCTCAACCAG GTGATCGAGAACCAGATGGAGAACAAGATTGCTTTTATTCGTCAGCATGGCATTCGTGTACGCATCCACGCCCTGCTAGTGGACCGCTACCTCCAGACGTACTACGACAAGCTGGGCTGGTTCAGTGACCCCTCTGAGGTTTTCCAAGATATTGTCAATGAACCAGACAAATATTACATCTTCAAGTCTATTCTGGCCAAGACCAACGTCAGCAAGTTTGACCTGCCCGACAAGTTTGCCTACCAGGACTTCTTTGGTGTGAATCCTCCTTCTAGCTTCAAGCAGCTCTCCTACCAGTGCAGCTGGACTGGAGGCTGTTTGCTAGAGAAGTTAGAGAAGGCCATCTCACAAGAGctccctgctctgctcagcAGTGTCAGCAAGGCCGCATACACGCCTGACCCAGCAAAGGCTGCAGTggcacccccaccccctctccctGGCACCTGCGAGGGTCCCAGTTGTGAGAAACCCAAGAATCGCTGGAGGGGGCAGTGA